The following are encoded in a window of Streptomyces sp. 11x1 genomic DNA:
- a CDS encoding N,N-dimethylformamidase beta subunit family domain-containing protein has product MGSEHHIRRWESGALAHAVTDPFGQGPVPWLRGNVTYFDDTGQVVPWYVEPGPPETDAPAKGGRTRPPARVPAPRTAPGGPRSADDVRRQIKGFTATGAAAPGESIDFHITVDPPQEFGVDIYRIGHYSGDGAAKITTSPRLSGIVQPPPLTADRTVSCHHWWLSWRLQIPSYWNTGAYVAVLTTADGYRSHVPFTVRDDRPADLLLLLPDITWQAYNLYPEDGRTGASLYHAWDEEGRLLGESDAATTVSFDRPYAGAGLPLHVGHAYDFIRWAERYGYDLAYADARDVHSGRVDPARYRGLVFPGHDEYWSPQMRRTAELARDGGTSLVFLSSNTMYWQVELGPSPSGAPDRLLTCRKRRGPGKPALWREIDRPEQQLMGIQYEGRVPDPHPLIVRNADHWLWDATGAHENDELEGMVAGEADRYFPRTPLPEHQGRILLAHSPYRVADDVVRHQETSLYRAPSGAWVFASGTFAWSPALDRPGHVDTRVQRATANLLDRICKRD; this is encoded by the coding sequence ATGGGCTCGGAGCACCACATCCGCCGTTGGGAGTCGGGCGCACTCGCCCACGCCGTGACGGACCCCTTCGGCCAGGGCCCCGTTCCCTGGCTACGGGGCAATGTGACGTACTTCGACGACACGGGCCAAGTCGTCCCCTGGTACGTGGAGCCGGGCCCGCCGGAGACCGACGCCCCGGCCAAAGGCGGCCGCACCCGCCCGCCCGCCCGCGTCCCCGCTCCCCGTACCGCACCGGGCGGCCCCCGCTCCGCCGACGACGTGCGCCGCCAGATCAAGGGCTTCACCGCGACCGGCGCCGCCGCCCCCGGTGAATCCATCGACTTCCACATCACGGTCGACCCGCCCCAGGAATTCGGCGTCGACATCTATCGCATCGGCCACTACAGCGGCGACGGCGCCGCGAAGATCACCACCAGCCCCCGCCTCTCCGGCATCGTCCAGCCCCCGCCCCTCACGGCCGACCGTACCGTCTCCTGCCATCACTGGTGGCTCTCCTGGCGGCTGCAGATCCCGAGCTACTGGAACACCGGCGCGTACGTGGCGGTGCTGACCACCGCCGACGGCTACCGCTCCCACGTGCCGTTCACCGTCCGCGACGACCGCCCGGCCGACCTGCTGCTCCTGCTCCCGGACATCACCTGGCAGGCGTACAACCTGTATCCGGAGGACGGCCGTACGGGCGCCAGCCTCTACCACGCCTGGGACGAGGAAGGCCGGCTGCTCGGTGAGTCCGACGCCGCGACGACCGTCTCCTTCGACCGCCCGTACGCCGGCGCCGGCCTCCCCCTGCACGTCGGCCACGCCTACGACTTCATCCGCTGGGCCGAGCGCTACGGCTACGACCTGGCCTACGCCGACGCCCGCGACGTGCACTCCGGCCGCGTGGACCCGGCCCGCTACCGGGGCCTGGTGTTCCCGGGCCACGACGAGTACTGGTCGCCGCAGATGCGCCGCACCGCCGAACTCGCCCGGGACGGCGGCACCTCGCTCGTCTTCCTCTCCTCCAACACCATGTACTGGCAGGTGGAGCTGGGCCCGTCCCCGTCCGGGGCCCCCGACCGTCTCCTCACCTGCCGAAAACGCCGGGGTCCCGGCAAACCCGCACTGTGGCGCGAAATCGACCGCCCCGAGCAGCAGTTGATGGGGATCCAGTACGAGGGCCGGGTCCCCGACCCCCACCCCCTGATCGTGCGCAACGCCGACCACTGGCTCTGGGACGCGACCGGCGCCCACGAGAACGACGAGCTGGAGGGCATGGTCGCCGGTGAGGCCGACCGCTACTTCCCGCGCACGCCGCTCCCCGAGCACCAGGGCCGCATCCTCCTCGCCCACTCCCCGTACCGGGTCGCCGACGACGTCGTCCGCCACCAGGAGACCTCCCTCTACCGAGCCCCCTCCGGTGCCTGGGTCTTCGCGTCCGGGACGTTCGCATGGTCCCCCGCCCTGGACCGACCGGGCCACGTCGACACCCGGGTCCAGCGAGCCACCGCGAACCTCCTGGACCGCATCTGCAAACGTGACTGA
- a CDS encoding phosphoribosylaminoimidazolesuccinocarboxamide synthase, with product MSGFVEKPEPIQVPGLVHLHTGKVRELYQNEAGDLVMVASDRTSAFDWVLPTEIPDKGRVLTQLSLWWFDQLADLVPNHVLSTELPPGAPADWAGRTLICKSLTMVPVEAVARGYLTGSGLVEYNDSRTVCGLALPEGLVDGSELPAPIFTPATKAAVGEHDENVSYEEVARQVGAETAAQLRQTTLAVYSRARDIARDRGIILADTKFEFGYEGDSLVLADEVLTPDSSRFWPADLWEPGHAQPSFDKQFVRDWLTSEASGWDRKSEQPPPPLPEEIVAATRAKYVEAYERLTGTSWS from the coding sequence GTGTCCGGATTCGTAGAAAAGCCCGAGCCGATCCAGGTTCCGGGCCTGGTGCACCTGCACACCGGCAAGGTGCGCGAGCTGTACCAGAACGAGGCGGGCGACCTCGTGATGGTCGCCAGCGATCGAACGTCCGCGTTCGACTGGGTACTGCCGACGGAGATCCCCGACAAGGGCCGGGTCCTGACGCAGCTGTCCCTCTGGTGGTTCGACCAGCTCGCCGACCTGGTCCCGAACCACGTCCTGAGCACCGAGCTCCCGCCGGGCGCCCCCGCCGACTGGGCGGGCCGCACCCTCATCTGCAAGTCGCTCACGATGGTCCCGGTCGAGGCCGTCGCCCGCGGCTATCTCACCGGCTCGGGCCTGGTGGAGTACAACGACTCCCGCACGGTCTGCGGTCTCGCCCTCCCCGAGGGCCTGGTCGACGGCTCGGAGCTGCCGGCGCCGATCTTCACCCCGGCCACCAAGGCCGCCGTCGGCGAGCACGACGAGAACGTGTCGTACGAGGAGGTCGCCCGCCAGGTCGGCGCCGAGACCGCCGCACAGCTGCGCCAGACGACGCTCGCCGTGTACAGCCGGGCCCGCGACATCGCCCGTGACCGGGGGATCATCCTGGCCGACACCAAGTTCGAGTTCGGCTACGAGGGCGACTCCCTCGTCCTCGCCGACGAGGTGCTCACCCCGGACTCCTCCCGCTTCTGGCCGGCGGACCTCTGGGAGCCGGGCCACGCCCAGCCGTCCTTCGACAAGCAGTTCGTCCGGGACTGGCTGACCTCGGAGGCCTCGGGCTGGGACCGCAAGAGCGAGCAGCCCCCGCCGCCGCTGCCGGAGGAGATCGTCGCCGCGACCCGAGCCAAGTACGTGGAAGCGTACGAGCGCCTGACGGGCACGAGCTGGAGCTAG
- a CDS encoding response regulator transcription factor, protein MTDVTEAGRRVRLLLADDEHLIRGALAALLGLEDDLVVVAEAASGPEALAMARAHEPDVAVLDLQMPGADGVRVATSLRAELPDCRVLIVTGHGRPGHLKRALEAGVRGFVPKTVSAQRLAEIIRTVHAGNRYVDPELAADAISSGDSPLTAREAEVLEFAADGAPVAEIADRAALSQGTVRNYLSSAVSKLGVENRHAAVRLARERGWV, encoded by the coding sequence ATGACCGACGTGACGGAGGCGGGGCGGCGGGTGCGGCTGCTGCTGGCCGACGACGAACATCTGATCCGGGGGGCGCTGGCCGCGCTGCTGGGGTTGGAGGACGACCTGGTGGTGGTCGCGGAGGCGGCGAGCGGGCCGGAGGCGTTGGCGATGGCGCGGGCCCACGAACCGGATGTCGCGGTCCTGGACCTGCAGATGCCGGGCGCGGACGGTGTGAGGGTCGCCACATCGCTGCGGGCCGAACTGCCGGACTGCCGCGTGCTGATCGTGACCGGTCATGGCCGGCCGGGACATCTGAAGCGGGCGCTTGAAGCGGGTGTGCGCGGTTTCGTCCCCAAGACCGTCAGCGCGCAGCGGCTGGCGGAGATCATCCGGACCGTGCACGCGGGGAACCGTTATGTGGACCCGGAGTTGGCGGCCGACGCGATCTCCTCCGGGGACTCGCCGCTGACCGCGCGGGAGGCCGAGGTGCTCGAATTCGCCGCCGACGGTGCGCCCGTCGCGGAGATCGCCGACCGGGCCGCGCTGTCCCAGGGGACCGTCCGGAACTATCTGTCGTCGGCCGTCTCCAAGCTCGGCGTGGAGAACCGGCATGCGGCGGTGCGGCTCGCCCGGGAGCGAGGTTGGGTATAG
- a CDS encoding sensor histidine kinase gives MRGPGAWWRAKSTPAKVETYTRWSFHSFAVFEIVAFGLPLLSKAPLSQSSWLFVLVGVHAALGAATAAHALDWVRGTREQPLRLMWALGVVSVVLGGLAFALGDREKDDATATVLGSMFGGVLMFGLGLITLGIRERQRVLHLIAGFAGGSGALALALGSDAGDALAATVLVLVSTAFFAFTAVFSVWLLRAVYELDDARDTRTRLAVAEERLRFGRDLHDVMGRNLAVIALKSELAVQLARRERPEAIEQMIEVQRIAHESQREVREVVRGYREADLGVELSGAQGVLAAAGIDCSVDGADTAGLPGEVQSALAWVVREATTNVLRHGNAGQCAVALRVGEGQVVLTVENDGFQVGGGQEEVGSGSRAGSGLAGLRERLAVVDGTLEAGPVGGEAFRVVARVPLRTTEATRATGATGAAYSTDSAETADSAKAKAQAQEAGAAARGAGAVVGSAAVRESTS, from the coding sequence ATGCGGGGGCCGGGGGCCTGGTGGCGGGCGAAGAGCACACCGGCCAAGGTGGAGACGTACACGCGGTGGTCGTTCCACTCGTTCGCGGTGTTCGAGATCGTCGCGTTCGGACTGCCCCTGCTGAGCAAGGCTCCGCTGTCGCAGTCGAGCTGGCTGTTCGTGCTGGTCGGCGTGCACGCGGCACTCGGCGCGGCGACCGCGGCGCACGCACTCGACTGGGTGCGGGGCACCCGCGAGCAGCCGTTGCGGCTCATGTGGGCCCTCGGCGTGGTCAGCGTGGTGCTCGGCGGCCTCGCGTTCGCTCTCGGCGACCGTGAGAAGGACGATGCCACGGCCACCGTGCTGGGCTCGATGTTCGGCGGGGTGCTGATGTTCGGCCTCGGCCTCATCACGCTCGGCATCCGCGAGCGGCAGCGCGTGCTCCACCTGATCGCGGGCTTCGCGGGCGGCTCCGGAGCACTGGCCCTCGCCCTGGGCTCGGACGCGGGCGACGCGCTGGCCGCGACGGTTCTGGTGCTGGTCAGCACCGCGTTCTTCGCCTTCACCGCCGTCTTCTCCGTCTGGCTCCTCAGGGCGGTCTACGAACTCGACGACGCCCGCGACACCCGCACCCGTCTCGCCGTCGCCGAGGAGCGGTTGCGCTTCGGGCGCGACCTGCACGACGTGATGGGCCGCAACCTCGCGGTCATCGCGCTGAAGAGCGAGCTGGCCGTCCAACTGGCCCGCCGGGAACGGCCCGAGGCCATCGAGCAGATGATCGAGGTTCAGCGGATCGCCCATGAGTCGCAGCGCGAGGTGCGGGAGGTCGTACGGGGGTATCGGGAGGCCGACCTCGGCGTCGAACTCTCCGGTGCACAGGGTGTGTTGGCGGCAGCCGGCATCGACTGCTCGGTCGACGGGGCGGACACCGCCGGGCTGCCCGGCGAGGTGCAGTCCGCGCTCGCCTGGGTGGTGCGGGAGGCGACGACGAACGTGCTGCGGCACGGGAACGCCGGTCAGTGCGCTGTGGCGCTGCGGGTGGGAGAGGGGCAGGTGGTGCTGACCGTGGAGAACGACGGGTTCCAGGTGGGCGGCGGCCAGGAGGAGGTGGGGTCCGGTTCCCGCGCCGGATCGGGGCTCGCCGGGCTGCGGGAGCGGCTGGCGGTCGTGGACGGGACGCTGGAGGCAGGTCCGGTGGGCGGCGAGGCGTTCCGGGTGGTGGCCCGGGTGCCGCTGAGGACTACGGAGGCTACTAGGGCTACTGGGGCTACTGGGGCGGCGTACTCGACGGATTCGGCGGAGACTGCCGACTCGGCGAAGGCGAAAGCGCAGGCGCAGGAAGCAGGCGCGGCGGCGCGGGGTGCGGGGGCAGTCGTCGGGTCGGCTGCGGTACGGGAGAGCACTTCATGA
- a CDS encoding ABC transporter permease has translation MSTTTGKATTAGTTGAGAGTTGAGAGTTGARAVVTAGTTTLRGRMTALARAELTLLGRSRATLISALFVPLLLPLSVRSATDQMDLAEAGLSVGMVILPAAVGFSLLFAIYTALTNIYVVRREELVLKRLRTGELRDPEILVGAALPAVGIALVQCLLLAIGCTVLLDLQAPPAPHLAVLGVLLGVVMCVALAAVTASISRTAESAQVTSLPLMFVSLLGSGITVPLEVLPDRVASVCELLPLSPVITLVRGGWTGDLSAYDALGAVATALAWTVLAVFAVRRWFRWEPRR, from the coding sequence ATGAGCACGACCACAGGCAAGGCCACGACCGCGGGCACCACCGGTGCGGGCGCGGGCACGACGGGTGCGGGCGCGGGCACGACGGGTGCGAGGGCTGTCGTCACCGCCGGGACCACGACCCTGCGGGGCCGGATGACCGCGCTCGCCCGAGCCGAGCTGACGCTGCTGGGGCGCAGCCGGGCCACGCTGATCTCGGCGCTGTTCGTCCCGCTCCTGCTACCGCTCAGCGTCCGGTCGGCGACCGACCAGATGGACCTGGCGGAGGCGGGCCTGAGCGTCGGGATGGTCATCCTCCCCGCCGCCGTCGGCTTCTCGCTGCTCTTCGCGATCTACACCGCCCTCACCAACATCTACGTCGTACGCCGCGAGGAACTCGTCCTCAAGCGGCTGCGGACCGGTGAGCTGCGCGATCCGGAGATCCTGGTCGGGGCCGCACTGCCCGCCGTCGGCATCGCCCTCGTGCAGTGCCTGCTCCTCGCGATCGGCTGCACGGTCCTGCTCGACCTCCAAGCGCCGCCCGCGCCGCACCTGGCCGTCCTGGGTGTGCTGCTCGGTGTCGTGATGTGCGTGGCGCTGGCGGCGGTCACCGCGAGCATCAGCCGTACCGCAGAGAGCGCCCAGGTCACCAGCCTGCCGCTGATGTTCGTCTCCCTGCTGGGGTCGGGCATCACCGTGCCGCTCGAAGTGCTGCCCGACCGTGTGGCGTCCGTCTGCGAACTGCTGCCGCTCAGCCCCGTCATCACGCTGGTGCGCGGCGGCTGGACCGGCGACCTGTCCGCGTACGACGCCCTGGGCGCCGTCGCCACCGCACTGGCCTGGACCGTGCTCGCGGTGTTTGCTGTACGGCGGTGGTTCCGCTGGGAACCGCGCCGATGA